The following proteins are encoded in a genomic region of Diadema setosum chromosome 10, eeDiaSeto1, whole genome shotgun sequence:
- the LOC140234262 gene encoding uncharacterized protein isoform X2, translating to MPVYKAPNADLPQIERSYVVVTKADSFLSAELTNRHRPRIGKFTTHRWAAPSPTPTVLSFDPVEKTVYWIHEDTNSVFRTSLLDATTMGITGEPWTYAASQCLPGKGLSLRLDHSNHHIYLLNYDEIEDTSTVLRTGMSRGPMRIIQRLRNRGMIPRLELEASLRRVYVVFNYTIIAVTFNGRDRKEITVTEPHLLDHNTKLHHTILYWCMVKNDDAYVFTGDGRKSDIFFSSPGVSWCFLRQFFNRFTLMLTNNDLQILSIFSGKTRRVMMSKDETESNAIFESVLQFDVVNVFI from the exons ATGCCGGTGTATAAAGCTCCGAATGCAG ATTTGCCACAGATTGAACGGTCTTATGTAGTCGTCACTAAGGCCGACTCCTTTCTCTCCGCTGAATTGACAAACCGTCATCGTCCACGCATTGGCAAGTTCACAACACATAGATGGGCAGCGCCCTCACCGACACCTACTGTCTTGTCTTTTGATCCTGTTGAGAAGACTGTGTACTGGATTCATGAGGATACGAACTCGGTCTTTCGGACTTCTCTTCTAGACGCAACCACTATGGGTATCACTGGAG aaccttGGACTTATGCAGCATCACAAT GTCTGCCTGGCAAGGGGCTCTCCTTGCGTCTTGACCACTCCAACCACCACATTTATTTGCTGAACTACGACGAAATCGAAGACACTTCGACAGTTTTACGTACTGGGATGAGCAGAGGCCCAATGCGTATCATTCAAAGGCTTCGTAATCGCGGTATGATCCCAAGACTGGAGCTTGAAGCCTCATTAAG GAGGGTTTACGTGGTCTTCAATTACACGATTATTGCAGTAACATTCAACGGAAGAGACCGGAAGGAAATAACTGTGACGGAACCGCATTTGCTCGATCACAACACTAAGTTACACC ATACGATACTCTATTGGTGCATGGTGAAAAATGATGACGCATATGTCTTTACTGGCGACGGAAGGAAAAGTGATATCTTTTTCTCCAGTCCCGGAGTTTCTTGGTGTTTCCTTCGACAATTTTTCAACCGCTTTACTTTGATGCTTACCAACAACGACTTGCAGATTCTAAGCATATTTAGTGGCAAGACGAGACGTGTTATGATGAGTAAGGATGAAACAGAAAGCAACGCTATTTTTGAAAGTGTGTTGCAATTTGACGTTGTGAATGTGTTCATTTGA
- the LOC140234262 gene encoding uncharacterized protein isoform X3: MEVLHLMVLHLPQIERSYVVVTKADSFLSAELTNRHRPRIGKFTTHRWAAPSPTPTVLSFDPVEKTVYWIHEDTNSVFRTSLLDATTMGITGEPWTYAASQCLPGKGLSLRLDHSNHHIYLLNYDEIEDTSTVLRTGMSRGPMRIIQRLRNRGMIPRLELEASLRRVYVVFNYTIIAVTFNGRDRKEITVTEPHLLDHNTKLHHTILYWCMVKNDDAYVFTGDGRKSDIFFSSPGVSWCFLRQFFNRFTLMLTNNDLQILSIFSGKTRRVMMSKDETESNAIFESVLQFDVVNVFI, from the exons ATGGAAGTCCTTCATCTGATGGTTCTGC ATTTGCCACAGATTGAACGGTCTTATGTAGTCGTCACTAAGGCCGACTCCTTTCTCTCCGCTGAATTGACAAACCGTCATCGTCCACGCATTGGCAAGTTCACAACACATAGATGGGCAGCGCCCTCACCGACACCTACTGTCTTGTCTTTTGATCCTGTTGAGAAGACTGTGTACTGGATTCATGAGGATACGAACTCGGTCTTTCGGACTTCTCTTCTAGACGCAACCACTATGGGTATCACTGGAG aaccttGGACTTATGCAGCATCACAAT GTCTGCCTGGCAAGGGGCTCTCCTTGCGTCTTGACCACTCCAACCACCACATTTATTTGCTGAACTACGACGAAATCGAAGACACTTCGACAGTTTTACGTACTGGGATGAGCAGAGGCCCAATGCGTATCATTCAAAGGCTTCGTAATCGCGGTATGATCCCAAGACTGGAGCTTGAAGCCTCATTAAG GAGGGTTTACGTGGTCTTCAATTACACGATTATTGCAGTAACATTCAACGGAAGAGACCGGAAGGAAATAACTGTGACGGAACCGCATTTGCTCGATCACAACACTAAGTTACACC ATACGATACTCTATTGGTGCATGGTGAAAAATGATGACGCATATGTCTTTACTGGCGACGGAAGGAAAAGTGATATCTTTTTCTCCAGTCCCGGAGTTTCTTGGTGTTTCCTTCGACAATTTTTCAACCGCTTTACTTTGATGCTTACCAACAACGACTTGCAGATTCTAAGCATATTTAGTGGCAAGACGAGACGTGTTATGATGAGTAAGGATGAAACAGAAAGCAACGCTATTTTTGAAAGTGTGTTGCAATTTGACGTTGTGAATGTGTTCATTTGA
- the LOC140234262 gene encoding uncharacterized protein isoform X1 — protein sequence MNESCSSCPKTRLQGQKVTTLHWHRVQTNGYSARKKLGTGSQSECVVQKGKASRLGRAQVYLPQIERSYVVVTKADSFLSAELTNRHRPRIGKFTTHRWAAPSPTPTVLSFDPVEKTVYWIHEDTNSVFRTSLLDATTMGITGEPWTYAASQCLPGKGLSLRLDHSNHHIYLLNYDEIEDTSTVLRTGMSRGPMRIIQRLRNRGMIPRLELEASLRRVYVVFNYTIIAVTFNGRDRKEITVTEPHLLDHNTKLHHTILYWCMVKNDDAYVFTGDGRKSDIFFSSPGVSWCFLRQFFNRFTLMLTNNDLQILSIFSGKTRRVMMSKDETESNAIFESVLQFDVVNVFI from the exons ATGAACGAATCGTGCAGCTCGTGCCCAAAAACTCGACTACAAGGACAGAAGGTAACAACGCTACATTGGCATCGCGTGCAAACCAATGGGTACTCTGCGAGGAAAAAG CTTGGGACAGGATCACAATCCGAATGCGTCGTTCAGAAGGGTAAAGCTTCTAGGCTTGGAAGAGCACAAGTCT ATTTGCCACAGATTGAACGGTCTTATGTAGTCGTCACTAAGGCCGACTCCTTTCTCTCCGCTGAATTGACAAACCGTCATCGTCCACGCATTGGCAAGTTCACAACACATAGATGGGCAGCGCCCTCACCGACACCTACTGTCTTGTCTTTTGATCCTGTTGAGAAGACTGTGTACTGGATTCATGAGGATACGAACTCGGTCTTTCGGACTTCTCTTCTAGACGCAACCACTATGGGTATCACTGGAG aaccttGGACTTATGCAGCATCACAAT GTCTGCCTGGCAAGGGGCTCTCCTTGCGTCTTGACCACTCCAACCACCACATTTATTTGCTGAACTACGACGAAATCGAAGACACTTCGACAGTTTTACGTACTGGGATGAGCAGAGGCCCAATGCGTATCATTCAAAGGCTTCGTAATCGCGGTATGATCCCAAGACTGGAGCTTGAAGCCTCATTAAG GAGGGTTTACGTGGTCTTCAATTACACGATTATTGCAGTAACATTCAACGGAAGAGACCGGAAGGAAATAACTGTGACGGAACCGCATTTGCTCGATCACAACACTAAGTTACACC ATACGATACTCTATTGGTGCATGGTGAAAAATGATGACGCATATGTCTTTACTGGCGACGGAAGGAAAAGTGATATCTTTTTCTCCAGTCCCGGAGTTTCTTGGTGTTTCCTTCGACAATTTTTCAACCGCTTTACTTTGATGCTTACCAACAACGACTTGCAGATTCTAAGCATATTTAGTGGCAAGACGAGACGTGTTATGATGAGTAAGGATGAAACAGAAAGCAACGCTATTTTTGAAAGTGTGTTGCAATTTGACGTTGTGAATGTGTTCATTTGA